The Mesorhizobium sp. M1D.F.Ca.ET.043.01.1.1 genome contains a region encoding:
- a CDS encoding nicotinate-nucleotide adenylyltransferase: MPHAGRGLTVGLFGGSFNPPHAGHALVAEIALRRLALDQLWWIVTPGNPLKSARELAPLAERIVQSEKVARNPRIKVTAFEAAQHVRYTADTLALVKARNPGVDFVWIMGADSLRDFHRWQRWREIVLTFPIAVIDRPGATLSFLSSVVAKTFDYARIDEGDAPLLARMRAPAWTFIHGPRSSLSSTAIRNAGKG, translated from the coding sequence ATGCCGCATGCCGGCAGGGGGCTGACCGTCGGCCTGTTCGGCGGTTCCTTCAACCCGCCGCATGCCGGTCATGCGCTGGTGGCCGAGATTGCGCTCCGGCGCCTGGCGCTTGACCAGCTGTGGTGGATCGTGACGCCCGGCAATCCGCTGAAAAGCGCGCGCGAACTGGCGCCGCTCGCCGAGCGCATAGTGCAGTCCGAAAAGGTCGCCAGGAACCCGAGGATCAAGGTCACCGCCTTCGAGGCGGCGCAGCATGTCCGCTATACCGCCGACACGCTGGCCCTGGTCAAGGCGCGCAACCCGGGCGTCGACTTCGTCTGGATCATGGGCGCGGACAGCTTGCGCGATTTCCATCGCTGGCAGCGCTGGCGCGAGATCGTGCTGACCTTCCCGATCGCGGTCATCGACCGGCCGGGCGCCACGCTCTCCTTCCTGTCGTCGGTCGTCGCCAAGACCTTCGACTATGCCCGCATCGACGAGGGCGATGCGCCGCTGCTTGCCCGCATGCGGGCGCCGGCATGGACCTTCATCCACGGCCCGCGCTCGTCGCTCTCCTCCACAGCGATCCGCAACGCGGGGAAGGGCTAG
- a CDS encoding IS630 family transposase (programmed frameshift), giving the protein MTRPLSNDLRERVVVAIAAGESCRTVAARFGIAVSSAVKWSQRYRASGSVAPGKMGGHRKRVLEPHRAFIVERINQTPHLSLHRLKDELAARGVKVSHDTVWQFLRREGLRFKKTLLALEQARADIARRRQRWRSWQSGLDPRQLVFIDETWIKTNMAPLRGWGPKGKRLRGLAPYGHWRTLTFLGALRCDRLTAPCVFDGPINGQCFRAYVEQQLVPVLEPGDIVVMDNLGSHKSAAIRQMIRAAGARLWYLPPYSPDLNPIEQAFAKIKHWMRTAQKRTIDDTWRHIGHLVATIEPDECSNYFNNAGYASVKT; this is encoded by the exons ATGACGCGACCTCTTTCGAATGATCTTCGTGAGCGTGTTGTTGTGGCGATCGCGGCTGGTGAGAGCTGCCGCACGGTTGCGGCTCGTTTTGGCATAGCGGTGTCGTCGGCGGTGAAGTGGTCGCAGCGCTATCGAGCGAGTGGGTCGGTCGCGCCCGGCAAGATGGGCGGCCATCGCAAGCGGGTTCTGGAGCCGCACCGGGCCTTCATCGTGGAGAGGATCAATCAGACGCCGCATCTGTCGCTGCATCGGCTAAAGGACGAACTTGCGGCGCGCGGTGTGAAGGTATCGCACGATACGGTGTGGCAGTTCCTGCGGCGCGAGGGTTTGCGGTTC AAAAAAACTCTGTTGGCCCTTGAGCAAGCCCGCGCTGACATCGCGCGACGGCGACAACGCTGGCGTTCCTGGCAGTCCGGTCTCGACCCACGGCAGTTGGTCTTCATCGACGAAACCTGGATCAAGACCAACATGGCGCCGCTGCGCGGTTGGGGGCCGAAGGGCAAACGCCTGCGCGGCTTGGCTCCATACGGCCACTGGCGCACGCTGACCTTCCTCGGCGCGCTGCGCTGCGACCGGCTGACTGCACCTTGCGTCTTCGACGGGCCGATCAACGGCCAGTGTTTCCGCGCCTATGTCGAGCAGCAGCTCGTGCCAGTGCTTGAGCCGGGCGACATCGTCGTCATGGACAATCTCGGCTCCCACAAGTCGGCAGCCATCCGGCAGATGATCCGCGCCGCAGGCGCCAGGCTCTGGTACCTGCCGCCATACTCGCCAGATCTCAACCCGATCGAGCAGGCCTTCGCCAAGATCAAGCACTGGATGCGAACTGCCCAGAAGCGAACCATCGACGACACCTGGCGACACATCGGACACCTCGTCGCCACCATAGAACCCGACGAATGCTCAAACTACTTCAACAACGCCGGATACGCTTCCGTCAAAACCTGA
- a CDS encoding IS5 family transposase — MAVKRTGQLSLAEAFLGQKLAGGSSPLDRLSGLVKWYRFEKLLNPLRDGGPGRAAWPPLVLFKALLLQSLYGLSDRELEEALGDRLSFRRFVGLGLEESIPDHTVLSRFRNLLVGEGLMERLFGELDRQVEKAGVILKRGTMLDATLIDAVSAPPTAERPSKDADARPVRRGKGGFTFGYKAHVGVDEGSGLIRTVITTPANVNDTVVADHLIRGDEKTVWADAAYDTHARRARLKAEGRKPRIARRPNKHHSLPERLKRYNRLIARRRAAVETTFATLKNRMKLTTIRYVGLAKAAAQVTLAAIAFNMRRWAAITG; from the coding sequence ATGGCGGTGAAGCGGACGGGTCAGTTGAGCCTGGCGGAAGCATTTCTGGGCCAGAAGCTTGCTGGTGGATCCTCGCCGCTCGATCGGCTGTCCGGTCTGGTGAAGTGGTATCGCTTCGAGAAGCTGCTCAACCCGCTACGCGATGGCGGCCCGGGACGTGCGGCTTGGCCTCCGCTGGTTCTGTTCAAAGCACTGCTGCTGCAATCGCTCTATGGGCTATCGGATCGCGAACTCGAGGAAGCGCTGGGTGACCGGCTGTCGTTCCGGCGCTTTGTCGGGCTTGGCCTTGAGGAGAGCATTCCCGATCACACAGTGCTGTCGCGCTTCCGCAACCTGCTTGTCGGCGAAGGGCTGATGGAAAGGCTGTTTGGCGAACTGGACCGGCAGGTGGAGAAGGCCGGCGTGATCCTGAAGCGCGGCACGATGCTGGATGCGACGCTGATCGATGCGGTCTCGGCGCCGCCGACAGCCGAGCGGCCCTCGAAGGATGCCGATGCCCGTCCCGTGCGGCGGGGCAAGGGCGGCTTTACCTTCGGCTACAAGGCCCATGTTGGGGTCGACGAGGGCTCTGGTCTGATCCGCACGGTGATCACCACGCCGGCCAACGTCAACGACACGGTAGTGGCCGATCACTTGATCCGAGGCGACGAGAAGACGGTGTGGGCGGATGCCGCCTATGACACGCATGCCCGGCGTGCTCGGCTCAAGGCCGAGGGCAGGAAGCCGCGCATTGCCCGCCGCCCCAATAAGCACCATTCGCTGCCCGAGCGGCTCAAGCGCTACAATCGCCTGATCGCACGACGGCGGGCGGCGGTGGAGACGACCTTCGCCACGCTCAAGAACCGCATGAAACTGACCACAATCCGCTATGTCGGACTGGCCAAGGCCGCAGCCCAGGTGACACTTGCCGCGATCGCTTTCAACATGCGCCGATGGGCGGCAATCACAGGATAG
- a CDS encoding MFS transporter — MLEKSRTTTDPGAQSAPLIAIASVIVSMALIAIGNGLMFAFIPVRLGADGFDPTWAGLIVTGLSAGGLAGCILTGPLVRRVGHARAFMVLSALIALSNVAIGAGPIPLLWIAARALYGFAICGLFIVAQSWLNDALPNAIRGRVMAVFYVAYIGGLGVGYATLAAIDIQTAAAPLIGIAFTALSILPVGMTRLAQPPAPQAASVALGQAWKISPVGVVGMLAVGGLSMIISGFAPIHATAKGYSQADVALLLSAMPVGTLMLQIPLGWLSDRTDRRYVLAGAAALAVVASLLAIAFDGGALMALVVIYLIWDGASESIYSLSSAHAADRSRKDEMLALSSSLLFAWSLSGFIVPGIVTALSAVFGTATFIYVGIFIASAFCLFVLWRVFAARPTPAAATGSFAPMSAQTPLPVELAFAPDEPATRN; from the coding sequence ATGCTGGAGAAGAGCCGCACCACCACCGATCCGGGCGCGCAATCGGCGCCGCTGATCGCCATTGCCAGCGTCATCGTGTCGATGGCGCTGATCGCGATCGGCAACGGGCTGATGTTCGCCTTCATTCCGGTGCGGCTCGGCGCCGACGGCTTCGATCCGACATGGGCCGGGCTGATCGTCACCGGACTTTCGGCCGGCGGACTCGCCGGCTGCATCCTGACCGGACCTCTGGTCCGGCGCGTTGGCCATGCTCGCGCGTTCATGGTGCTTTCGGCGCTGATCGCGCTCTCCAACGTGGCGATCGGCGCCGGACCGATCCCGTTGCTGTGGATCGCGGCGCGGGCGCTCTACGGCTTTGCCATTTGCGGGTTGTTCATCGTTGCGCAGAGCTGGCTCAACGATGCCTTGCCGAACGCCATACGCGGCCGGGTCATGGCGGTGTTCTACGTCGCCTATATCGGCGGATTGGGCGTCGGCTATGCGACGCTTGCCGCGATCGACATTCAGACGGCGGCGGCGCCGCTGATCGGCATCGCCTTCACCGCGCTGTCCATCCTGCCGGTGGGCATGACGCGGCTTGCCCAGCCGCCCGCGCCGCAGGCGGCTTCGGTGGCGCTCGGGCAAGCCTGGAAGATCTCGCCGGTCGGCGTCGTCGGCATGCTCGCCGTCGGCGGCCTGTCGATGATAATTTCCGGTTTCGCGCCGATCCACGCCACCGCCAAGGGCTACAGCCAGGCGGATGTGGCGCTGCTTTTGTCGGCGATGCCGGTCGGCACGCTGATGCTGCAGATCCCGCTCGGCTGGCTTTCGGACCGCACCGACCGGCGCTACGTGCTGGCGGGCGCGGCGGCGCTGGCGGTGGTGGCGAGCCTGCTCGCCATCGCCTTCGACGGCGGCGCGCTGATGGCGCTGGTGGTGATCTATCTGATCTGGGACGGCGCGTCGGAATCGATCTATTCGCTTTCCAGCGCCCACGCCGCCGACCGCTCCAGGAAGGACGAGATGCTGGCGCTCTCGAGCTCGCTGCTTTTTGCCTGGTCGCTGTCCGGCTTCATCGTGCCCGGCATCGTGACGGCGCTTTCGGCCGTCTTCGGCACCGCGACCTTCATCTATGTCGGCATCTTCATCGCTTCGGCTTTCTGCCTGTTCGTGCTTTGGCGCGTGTTTGCGGCGCGGCCGACACCCGCGGCCGCCACCGGCAGCTTCGCGCCGATGTCGGCGCAGACGCCTCTGCCGGTGGAGCTCGCCTTCGCGCCGGACGAGCCGGCGACCAGGAACTGA
- a CDS encoding mechanosensitive ion channel domain-containing protein, with protein MPTDPQEALLVVQAGLAQLSTLIVSYSFSAIGAVILLVVGYFVAGLAERSIFAGLGHIHGFDATLRHFFSKIVRYAILILVVIMVLGQFGVQTASIIAAIGAVGLAIGLALQGTLQNIAAGIMLLALRPFRIGESIEVGSIAGTVEEIGLFATKLRTVEGVYILAPNSTLWNQPVRNFTRNGVRRTDISLSIGSWNDIDRGQKTLLAIAGTEKRIRREPAPIAFVAGLGETTVSLTLRYWTSAADYFATQIDMTKRAKQAFDNEGISIPLPPPEAPAAEARKQ; from the coding sequence ATGCCGACAGACCCGCAAGAGGCACTTCTCGTTGTTCAGGCCGGGCTTGCGCAGCTCTCCACGCTCATCGTTTCCTATTCCTTCTCGGCGATCGGCGCCGTCATCCTTCTGGTTGTCGGCTATTTCGTCGCCGGCCTTGCCGAGCGCTCGATCTTCGCCGGCCTCGGCCACATCCACGGCTTCGACGCCACCTTGCGTCATTTCTTCTCGAAGATCGTCCGCTACGCCATCCTGATCCTTGTCGTCATCATGGTGCTCGGCCAGTTCGGCGTGCAGACCGCTTCCATCATTGCCGCCATCGGCGCCGTTGGCCTGGCCATCGGACTGGCGCTGCAGGGCACGCTGCAGAACATTGCCGCCGGCATCATGCTCTTGGCGCTGCGGCCTTTCCGTATCGGCGAATCCATCGAGGTCGGCTCGATTGCCGGCACGGTCGAGGAGATCGGCCTGTTCGCGACCAAGCTGCGCACCGTCGAAGGCGTCTACATCCTGGCGCCCAACTCGACACTGTGGAACCAGCCGGTGCGCAACTTCACCCGCAACGGTGTCAGGCGCACCGACATCAGCTTGAGCATCGGCTCGTGGAACGACATCGACCGCGGGCAGAAGACGCTGCTTGCCATCGCCGGCACCGAGAAGCGCATCCGGCGCGAACCGGCGCCGATCGCCTTCGTGGCGGGCCTGGGCGAAACCACGGTTTCGCTGACGCTGCGCTACTGGACGTCGGCGGCCGATTACTTCGCCACCCAGATCGACATGACCAAGCGCGCCAAGCAGGCCTTCGACAATGAGGGCATTTCGATCCCCTTGCCGCCGCCCGAGGCGCCGGCCGCGGAGGCTCGCAAGCAATAA
- the rsfS gene encoding ribosome silencing factor — MPSPAGISGNDAASLAITTVLASLEDSKAENIVSIDIQGKSSLGDYMVIASGRSHRHVSAVADHLLKALKDAGLGMARVEGLASADWVLIDSGDIIVHVFRPEVREFYNLEKMWQAPDLEEETLH; from the coding sequence GTGCCTTCGCCGGCCGGGATCAGCGGAAACGATGCTGCGTCCCTCGCCATCACGACAGTCCTTGCCAGTCTGGAAGACTCCAAGGCCGAAAACATCGTCTCAATCGACATCCAGGGTAAATCGAGCCTCGGCGACTACATGGTCATCGCCTCGGGCCGATCGCACCGTCATGTCTCGGCTGTCGCCGATCATCTCCTCAAGGCGCTCAAGGATGCCGGTCTCGGCATGGCGCGCGTCGAGGGGCTGGCCAGCGCCGACTGGGTCCTGATCGATTCGGGCGACATCATCGTCCACGTCTTCCGTCCCGAAGTCCGCGAATTCTACAATCTCGAAAAGATGTGGCAGGCGCCGGACCTCGAGGAAGAGACCTTGCACTGA
- the rlmH gene encoding 23S rRNA (pseudouridine(1915)-N(3))-methyltransferase RlmH yields the protein MKITVHAVGRMKTGPERELADRYFERFAKSGPAVGLEFAGIVEIPESRGQSADERRREEGQKLQAQLQQGTVLILLDERGKALSSEDLAARIGQLRDSGRKALVVAIGGADGHDRSLRDEADLMLSFGALTWPHQLVRVMLGEQLYRIATILSGHPYHRS from the coding sequence ATGAAGATCACCGTTCATGCCGTGGGCCGAATGAAGACCGGCCCCGAGAGAGAACTCGCCGACCGCTATTTCGAGCGCTTCGCCAAGAGCGGGCCTGCGGTCGGGCTGGAATTTGCCGGCATCGTCGAGATCCCCGAGAGCCGCGGCCAGAGCGCCGACGAGCGCCGCCGCGAGGAGGGCCAGAAGCTGCAGGCCCAGTTGCAGCAAGGCACGGTGCTCATCCTGCTCGACGAACGCGGCAAGGCGCTCTCCTCAGAGGATCTCGCCGCGCGCATCGGCCAGTTGCGCGACAGCGGCCGCAAGGCGCTGGTCGTCGCGATCGGCGGCGCCGACGGGCATGACAGATCCTTGCGCGACGAGGCCGATCTGATGCTGTCTTTCGGGGCGCTGACCTGGCCGCACCAGCTGGTGCGCGTCATGCTCGGCGAGCAGCTCTATCGGATCGCCACCATCTTGTCCGGGCATCCCTATCATCGCTCTTGA
- a CDS encoding murein hydrolase activator EnvC: MSEGWNSRTRAWRSRCGLTLVAALIALGPAMAAENTLDVAPDPDRSRAEYEQVSKEITLSSERLAKLSADVATVKKDHASISAALIQSAMTEQKLGQDIEDIGAKLEGLKAEEEKLHASLVARRDVLAEVLGALQRMGLNPPPAILVKPEDALSSVRSAILLGAVVPELRQQTDRLMADLKEQTRVTASIEAERGRLTAAVTEQTAEKKRLTMLLEAKQKLQADTEAALTAEQQRSQQLAAKASSLKDLIASLEADKVRKAADQARAADRKSADGDTTASTTEPAAPPVPEGNRLTASAPFAALQGQVALPVIGKIKRRFGTDDGNGAMMQGDMVATQSGAIVTAPADGNVLYAGPFRSYGQLLILNAGDGYHVVLAGMSRISVATGQSVLAGEPVGAMGEARVASTSASQNGNATPELYVEFRKDGKPVDPAPWWADRFSGRT, encoded by the coding sequence ATGTCTGAAGGCTGGAATTCGAGAACGCGCGCCTGGCGCAGCCGCTGCGGCTTGACACTTGTCGCCGCGCTGATTGCGCTCGGGCCGGCCATGGCGGCGGAAAACACGCTCGATGTCGCGCCGGACCCCGACCGGAGCCGGGCCGAATACGAGCAGGTCTCCAAGGAAATCACCCTGTCCTCCGAGCGGCTGGCCAAGCTCTCCGCCGACGTCGCGACGGTCAAGAAGGACCATGCCTCGATCAGCGCGGCGCTGATCCAGTCGGCCATGACCGAGCAGAAGCTCGGCCAGGACATCGAGGATATCGGCGCCAAGCTGGAGGGGCTGAAGGCTGAGGAAGAGAAGCTGCACGCCTCGCTGGTGGCACGGCGCGACGTGCTGGCCGAGGTGCTGGGCGCCCTGCAGCGCATGGGGCTCAACCCGCCGCCGGCGATCCTGGTCAAGCCGGAGGATGCGCTGTCGTCGGTGCGCAGCGCCATCCTGCTCGGCGCCGTGGTGCCGGAATTGCGCCAGCAGACCGACAGGCTGATGGCCGATCTCAAGGAACAGACCCGGGTGACGGCCTCGATCGAGGCCGAGCGGGGACGGCTCACCGCTGCCGTCACCGAGCAGACGGCGGAAAAGAAGCGGCTGACCATGCTGCTCGAAGCCAAGCAGAAGCTGCAGGCCGATACCGAGGCGGCGCTGACCGCCGAGCAGCAGCGCTCGCAGCAACTGGCGGCCAAGGCCAGCAGCCTCAAGGACCTCATCGCCTCGCTCGAGGCCGACAAGGTACGCAAGGCGGCCGATCAGGCCAGGGCGGCCGATCGGAAATCGGCTGATGGCGATACGACGGCATCGACGACGGAACCCGCCGCGCCGCCGGTGCCGGAGGGCAATCGTTTGACCGCTTCCGCCCCGTTCGCGGCGCTGCAGGGCCAGGTCGCGCTGCCGGTCATCGGCAAGATCAAACGGCGCTTCGGGACCGACGACGGCAACGGCGCGATGATGCAGGGCGACATGGTTGCGACACAATCGGGGGCCATCGTCACCGCGCCGGCGGATGGAAATGTGCTTTATGCGGGGCCGTTTCGTTCCTATGGTCAACTCTTGATCCTCAATGCCGGCGATGGGTATCATGTCGTCCTGGCTGGGATGAGCAGAATCAGCGTCGCGACCGGACAGTCGGTGCTCGCAGGAGAGCCGGTTGGCGCGATGGGAGAGGCCCGGGTGGCAAGCACCTCGGCCTCGCAGAATGGAAATGCCACGCCGGAGCTCTATGTGGAGTTCCGCAAGGATGGAAAACCCGTCGATCCTGCCCCCTGGTGGGCGGACCGATTTTCTGGAAGGACGTGA
- a CDS encoding S41 family peptidase, giving the protein MMRKLSLLFAGALMGASAMSLVYGAPGSAANAAGSETYKQLAIFGDIFERVRAQYVTPPDDKSLVENAINGMLASLDPHSSYMNAEQAQDMRVQTKGEFGGLGIEVTMENDLVKVITPIDDTPAAKAGVLAGDYIAKIDGEEVRGLTLNDAVEKMRGPVNTPIKLTILRQGADKPIELTVVRDIIKVKAVKYRVENDVGYMKITSFTEKTYDDLENAIENIKKQVPNDKLKGYVLDLRLNPGGLLDQAVSVSDAFLKRGEIVSTRGRDPKDVTRFDAKPKQSDDIGGKPLIVLVNGGSASASEIVAGALQDLRRATVVGTQSFGKGSVQTIIPLGENGALRLTTALYYTPSGKSIQGKGITPDIKVDQPLPPDLQGRDLTRGESDLKGHIKGADESSTGSGSAAYVPPEPKDDLQLIYAEQLLRGQKTDPAFPPNPDKAVLNQ; this is encoded by the coding sequence ATGATGCGGAAATTGTCGCTTCTGTTTGCCGGCGCGCTGATGGGCGCATCGGCAATGAGCCTGGTCTACGGCGCACCCGGCTCGGCGGCGAACGCTGCGGGTTCCGAGACCTACAAGCAACTGGCGATCTTCGGCGACATCTTCGAGCGCGTGCGCGCGCAGTATGTGACGCCGCCGGACGACAAGTCGCTGGTCGAGAACGCCATCAACGGCATGCTCGCCTCGCTCGACCCGCACTCCTCCTACATGAATGCCGAACAGGCGCAGGACATGCGCGTGCAGACCAAGGGCGAGTTCGGCGGCCTCGGCATCGAGGTCACCATGGAAAACGACCTCGTCAAGGTGATCACGCCGATCGATGACACGCCGGCCGCCAAGGCGGGCGTGCTTGCCGGCGACTACATCGCCAAGATCGACGGCGAGGAGGTGCGCGGCCTCACCCTCAACGACGCCGTCGAGAAGATGCGCGGCCCGGTCAACACGCCGATCAAGCTCACCATCCTGCGCCAGGGCGCCGACAAGCCGATCGAGCTGACGGTCGTGCGCGACATCATCAAGGTCAAGGCGGTGAAGTACCGGGTCGAGAACGACGTCGGTTACATGAAGATCACCTCCTTCACCGAAAAGACCTATGACGATCTCGAGAACGCCATCGAGAACATCAAGAAGCAGGTGCCGAACGACAAGCTGAAGGGCTATGTGCTCGATCTGCGCCTCAACCCGGGCGGCCTGCTCGACCAGGCGGTGAGCGTGTCGGACGCCTTCCTGAAGCGCGGCGAGATCGTTTCGACCCGCGGCCGCGACCCGAAGGACGTCACCCGTTTCGACGCCAAGCCGAAGCAGAGCGACGACATCGGCGGCAAGCCCCTGATCGTGCTGGTCAATGGCGGCTCGGCGAGCGCGTCCGAGATCGTCGCCGGCGCGCTGCAGGATCTGCGCCGCGCCACCGTGGTCGGCACGCAGTCCTTCGGCAAGGGCTCGGTGCAGACCATCATCCCGCTCGGCGAGAATGGCGCGCTCAGGCTCACCACGGCGCTCTATTACACGCCGTCGGGCAAGTCGATCCAGGGCAAGGGCATCACACCCGACATCAAGGTCGACCAGCCGCTGCCGCCGGACCTGCAGGGCAGAGACCTGACCCGTGGCGAATCCGACCTCAAGGGCCATATCAAGGGCGCCGACGAGAGCTCGACCGGCTCGGGCTCGGCCGCCTATGTGCCGCCGGAGCCGAAGGACGACCTGCAGCTGATCTATGCCGAACAGCTGCTGCGCGGCCAAAAGACCGATCCGGCCTTCCCGCCGAACCCGGACAAGGCTGTGCTGAACCAGTAA
- a CDS encoding divergent polysaccharide deacetylase family protein — protein sequence MADIDKDIERPLGQTIRLQRPAARGISAGALGAAVAVLAVVGISGAIALREKPFRKPEGVAVSTPKVTVAPTPAPAPAATPAPAEVATASPNASTPMKSGGPQIIHVQTEEGDGPPKAGIVIRDPSALGQNLKVAHIPDRALIEAGDSGPLPVRSADGRRPFDVYARPWSGARGARVAIVIGGLAVSQTGTQAAIAKLPAEVTLAFAPQGNSIDRWMKAARQGGHEIVMQVPLEPFDYPNVNPGRNTLTVSASPEENLKSLHWALSRTTNYTGVMNYMGARFSADANAMASFMAELGKRGLAYVDDGSSARSLAPDLALKDGVPFVAGDMAIDAVQDRGEILKKLDSLEATARAKGTAVGIGSAFDITVDTVASWVAEAKKRGIEIVPISAVAIDPQKG from the coding sequence TTGGCTGACATCGACAAGGACATCGAACGCCCGCTCGGACAGACGATCCGGCTTCAGCGCCCTGCCGCGCGCGGCATCAGCGCCGGCGCGCTTGGCGCGGCGGTTGCCGTCCTTGCCGTGGTCGGCATTTCCGGTGCGATCGCGTTGCGGGAAAAGCCTTTCCGCAAGCCGGAAGGGGTGGCCGTTTCGACGCCGAAGGTGACCGTGGCGCCAACCCCAGCGCCGGCACCGGCGGCAACGCCGGCACCGGCCGAGGTGGCGACGGCGAGCCCCAATGCGAGCACACCGATGAAGAGCGGCGGCCCGCAGATCATCCATGTCCAGACCGAAGAAGGCGACGGCCCGCCCAAGGCGGGTATCGTGATCCGCGATCCTTCGGCACTCGGGCAGAACCTGAAGGTCGCGCATATCCCGGACAGGGCGCTGATCGAGGCCGGCGACAGCGGTCCGCTGCCGGTCCGCTCCGCCGACGGCAGGCGGCCGTTCGACGTCTACGCGCGGCCGTGGTCCGGCGCGCGCGGCGCGCGCGTGGCGATCGTCATCGGCGGGCTCGCCGTCTCGCAGACCGGCACGCAGGCGGCGATCGCCAAATTGCCGGCCGAGGTGACGCTGGCTTTCGCGCCGCAAGGCAACAGCATCGACCGCTGGATGAAGGCGGCGCGGCAGGGCGGCCACGAGATCGTCATGCAGGTACCGCTCGAGCCGTTCGACTATCCGAACGTCAATCCGGGCCGCAACACGCTGACGGTCTCGGCGAGCCCGGAGGAGAACCTGAAGAGCCTGCACTGGGCGCTGTCCAGGACGACCAACTATACCGGCGTCATGAATTACATGGGCGCGCGCTTTTCGGCGGATGCCAACGCGATGGCGTCGTTCATGGCCGAACTCGGCAAGCGAGGGCTTGCCTATGTCGACGACGGCTCGTCCGCGCGGAGCCTGGCGCCCGACCTCGCGCTGAAGGACGGGGTGCCGTTCGTGGCCGGCGACATGGCGATCGACGCGGTGCAGGACCGCGGTGAGATCCTCAAGAAGCTGGACAGCCTGGAAGCGACGGCACGGGCCAAAGGCACCGCCGTCGGCATCGGCTCGGCTTTCGATATCACCGTCGACACGGTCGCGTCCTGGGTGGCGGAAGCGAAGAAGCGCGGCATTGAGATTGTGCCCATCTCGGCTGTCGCCATAGATCCCCAAAAAGGCTAG
- a CDS encoding RNA pyrophosphohydrolase, with product MSKKLIDPETLPYRPCVGLMILNRAGLVWVGHRIAEPDSEFSGTTKLWQMPQGGIDKGEEPLTAAGRELYEETGMRSVSLLAEAPHWINYDLPPHLVGVAFKGRYRGQTQKWFAYRFEGDESEIEINPPPGGHTAEFDRWAWRPMQELPDLIVPFKRQVYEQVVAAFRHLVR from the coding sequence ATGTCCAAGAAATTGATCGATCCCGAGACACTGCCTTATCGTCCCTGCGTCGGGCTGATGATCCTCAACCGCGCCGGGCTGGTCTGGGTCGGGCATCGCATCGCCGAGCCGGACAGCGAGTTTTCCGGCACGACGAAACTCTGGCAGATGCCGCAGGGCGGCATCGACAAGGGCGAGGAACCGCTGACGGCCGCCGGGCGCGAGCTTTACGAGGAAACCGGCATGCGCAGCGTGTCGCTGCTCGCCGAGGCGCCGCACTGGATCAACTACGACCTGCCACCGCATCTGGTCGGCGTCGCCTTCAAGGGTCGCTATCGCGGCCAGACGCAAAAGTGGTTCGCCTACCGCTTCGAGGGCGACGAGAGCGAGATCGAGATCAATCCGCCGCCGGGCGGCCACACGGCCGAATTCGACCGATGGGCATGGCGGCCGATGCAGGAACTGCCCGACCTCATCGTGCCGTTCAAGCGCCAGGTCTACGAGCAGGTGGTGGCGGCGTTCCGGCATCTGGTCCGCTAG